The following coding sequences are from one Musa acuminata AAA Group cultivar baxijiao chromosome BXJ2-4, Cavendish_Baxijiao_AAA, whole genome shotgun sequence window:
- the LOC135610113 gene encoding cullin-1, with product MAMHERKTIDLEQGWEFMQKGITKLKNILEGLPESQFSSEDYMMLYTTIYNMCTQKPPHDYSQQLYDKYRESFEEYITSMVLPSLREKHDEYMLRELVKRWLNHKVMVRWLSRFFHYLDRYFVARRSLPPLNEVGLTCFRDLVYQEIKGKVKDAVISLIDQEREGEQIDRALLKNVLDIFVEIGLGNMECYENDFEADLLKDTAAYYSRKASNWILEDSCPDYMLKAEECLKREKDRVAHYLHSSSEQKLLEKVQHELLFAYASQLLEKEHSGCHALLRDDKVDDLSRMYRLFCRIPRGLDPVSQIFKQHVTSEGTALVKQAEDAASNKKAEKRDVVGLQEQVFVRKVIELHDKYLAYVNDCFQNHSLFHKALKEAFEVFCNKGVAGSSSAELLATFCDNILKKGGSEKLSDEAIEETLEKVVKLLAYISDKDLFAEFYRKKLARRLLFDKSANDDHERSILTKLKQQCGGQFTSKMEGMVTDLTLARENQSNFEDYLNSNPHANPGMDLTVTVLTTGFWPSYKSFDLNLPAEMVKCVEVFREFYQTKTKHRKLTWIYSLGTCNINGKFEPKTMELIVTTYQAATLLLFNASDRLSYSEIVTQLNLTDDDVVRLLHSLSCAKYKILNKEPNTKSISPNDVFEFNSKFSDKMRRIKIPLPPVDEKKKVIEDVDQDRRYAIDASIVRIMKSRKVLGYQQLVMECVEQLGRMFKPDFKAIKKRMEDLITRDYLERDKDNPNLFRYLA from the exons ATGGCGATGCACGAGAGGAAGACGATCGATTTGGAGCAGGGATGGGAGTTCATGCAGAAGGGCATCACTAAACTGAAGAACATCTTGGAGGGGCTTCCGGAGTCGCAGTTCAGCTCGGAGGATTACATGATGCTCTACAC GACTATCTACAACATGTGCACCCAGAAACCCCCTCACGATTACTCGCAGCAGCTATATGACAAGTACAGGGAGTCGTTTGAGGAATACATCACGTCCATG GTATTGCCATCTTTGAGAGAGAAGCATGATGAATATATGTTGAGAGAGCTAGTCAAAAGATGGTTAAATCATAAAGTTATGGTCAGATGGCTTTCCCGGTTTTTTCATTATCTTGACCGATATTTTGTCGCACGGAGGTCACTTCCACCACTGAATGAAGTTGGGCTTACCTGCTTCCGTGATCTG GTTTATCAGGAGATTAAAGGCAAAGTTAAAGATGCTGTCATTTCTTTG ATTGACCAAGAGCGAGAGGGGGAACAAATTGATAGAGCTTTATTGAAGAATGTCTTGGACATTTTTGTTGAGATTGGGCTAGGTAACATGGAGTGTTACGAAAATGACTTCGAAGCAGATCTGCTTAAAGATACTGCAGCATATTATTCTAGGAAAGCTTCAAATTGGATTTTAGAAGATTCATGTCCAGATTACATGTTAAAG GCTGAGGAGTGCTTAAAGCGGGAAAAGGATAGGGTTGCTCATTACTTGCATTCAAGCAGTGAACAGAAGTTGTTGGAG aaAGTGCAACATGAGTTGCTATTTGCATATGCAAGCCAACTTCTGGAAAAGGAACATTCTGGGTGCCATGCCTTACTTCGAGATGACAAG GTGGATGACCTCTCGCGTATGTATAGGCTCTTTTGCAGAATACCTCGTGGCCTAGATCCTGTTTCTCAAATATTTAAGCAG CATGTGACTTCTGAGGGTACAGCCTTGGTTAAACAAGCAGAGGATGCTGCAAGTAACAAGAAG GCAGAAAAAAGGGATGTGGTTGGTCTGCAAGAACAG GTTTTTGTTAGAAAAGTTATTGAGCTGCATGACAAGTACTTGGCATATGTGAATGACTGCTTTCAGAATCACTCCCTTTTCCATAAG GCACTGAAAGAGGCATTTGAGGTTTTCTGCAACAAGGGTGTTGCAGGCAGTTCAAGTGCTGAGTTGCTGGCTACCTTTTGTGATAATATTCTTAAGAAGGGCGGAAGTGAAAAACTCAGTGACGAAGCAATTGAGGAGACACTTGAGAAA GTTGTAAAGTTGCTTGCTTATATCAGTGACAAAGATCTGTTTGCCGAGTTTTATAG GAAGAAGCTTGCTCGGAGGTTGCTGTTTGACAAAAGTGCTAATGATGACCATGAGAGGAGTATTTTGACAAAGCTAAAGCAGCAATGCGGAGGACAGTTTACCTCAAAGATGGAGGGCATG GTGACTGATCTAACTCTTGCCAGAGAGAACCAATCTAATTTTGAGGACTATCTGAACAGTAACCCTCATGCAAATCCGGGGATGGATCTAACTGTAACTGTTCTGACAACTGGTTTCTGGCCAAGTTACAAATCATTTGATCTCAACCTTCCTGCTGAAATG GTTAAATGTGTAGAAGTGTTCAGAGAGTTTTATCAGACAAAAACCAAACATAGAAAGCTTACATGGATTTATTCTTTGGGGACATGTAACATCAATGGAAAGTTTGAACCCAAGACAATGGAGCTTATTGTGACGACTTATCAG GCTGCGACTCTGCTTCTATTCAATGCATCAGATAGATTGAGTTATTCAGAGATTGTCACTCAGCTTAATTTGACTGACGATGATGTAGTCAGATTGCTCCATTCCCTTTCTTGTGCCAAATATAAGATTCTTAATAAAGAGCCAAATACAAAATCCATTTCTCCAAACGACGTCTTTGAGTTCAATTCCAAATTCAGTGACAAAATGAGAAGGATCAAG ATACCTCTCCCCCCAGTGGATGAGAAGAAGAAGGTAATAGAAGATGTTGACCAGGATCGAAGATATGCTATTGATGCCTCCATTGTGCGTATTATGAAAAGTCGTAAAGTTTTGGGCTATCAACAACTGGTGATGGAATGTGTTGAACAACTTGGTCGCATGTTCAAG CCTGATTTCAAAGCCATTAAGAAACGAATGGAAGATCTGATCACCAGAGATTATTTAGAGCGTGATAAGGACAACCCAAATCTTTTCAGATACTTGGCCTAA